Proteins encoded in a region of the Streptomyces sp. NBC_00310 genome:
- a CDS encoding PH domain-containing protein, which translates to MYKDRVYRSPAGLVGGVLLLGLFAWLGGDAVVTGEGRTPWLALASMLTAVPLVVAFSVRPAVFANDDRLRVRNPFRMIELPWASVVSLRSGYTNEVIDDSGAKYQMWAIPVSLRGRKKAARHQAREAHRAAKGDGGGRAAAAARPVRAETDQVMADLRELCEARAKAVGSQGRPSVRWAWEIMGPAAAGAVLLLVLIALG; encoded by the coding sequence GTGTACAAGGACCGGGTGTACCGGTCCCCCGCCGGGCTGGTGGGTGGCGTGTTGCTGCTCGGGTTGTTCGCGTGGCTCGGTGGGGACGCGGTGGTGACGGGAGAGGGGCGTACGCCTTGGCTGGCGCTGGCGTCGATGCTGACGGCCGTGCCGCTGGTGGTTGCCTTCTCGGTGCGGCCGGCTGTCTTCGCCAACGACGACCGGCTGCGGGTGCGCAATCCGTTCCGGATGATCGAACTGCCTTGGGCGAGCGTCGTGTCGCTGCGGTCCGGTTACACCAACGAGGTGATCGACGACAGCGGTGCCAAGTACCAGATGTGGGCGATTCCCGTTTCACTGCGAGGCCGTAAGAAGGCGGCTCGGCATCAGGCCCGGGAGGCCCATCGGGCGGCCAAGGGGGACGGCGGCGGTCGTGCCGCCGCGGCCGCGCGGCCCGTGCGGGCGGAGACCGATCAGGTCATGGCCGATCTGCGGGAGCTGTGCGAGGCGCGGGCGAAGGCGGTCGGGTCGCAGGGGCGGCCGAGTGTGCGGTGGGCCTGGGAGATCATGGGGCCCGCGGCGGCGGGGGCCGTGTTGTTGCTGGTGCTGATCGCGCTGGGCTGA
- a CDS encoding phospho-sugar mutase, which produces MHDDLIARAKAWLAEDPDPETRDELGKLIDGADTAELTARFSGTLQFGTAGLRGELGAGPMRMNRSVVIRAAAGLASYLNGKGATGGLVVIGYDARHKSADFARDTAAVMTGAGLRAAVLPRPLPTPVLAFAIRHLGAVAGVEVTASHNPPRDNGYKVYLGDGSQIVPPADAGIAAEIDAVRTLDDVPRPEAGWDTLDDSVLDAYLARTDAVLAPGSPRTARTVYTAMHGVGRDTLLAAFARAGFPEPVLVAEQADPDPDFPTVAFPNPEEPGAMDLAFAKADETDPDLIVANDPDADRCAVAVKDGSGWRMLRGDEVGALLAAHLVARGARGTFAESIVSSSLLGRIAEKAGLPYEETLTGFKWIARVEGLRYGYEEALGYCVDPEGVRDKDGITAALLITELASQLKEEGRTLLDLLDDIAVEHGLHATDQLSVRVQDLSLIARAMERLRERPPTALAGLSVTRAEDLTRGTDRLPPTDGLRYTLDGARVIVRPSGTEPKLKCYLEVVVPVAGHAGLPAAREKAAGLLAGIKRDLSAAAGI; this is translated from the coding sequence GTGCACGACGACCTGATCGCCCGCGCCAAGGCGTGGCTGGCCGAGGATCCCGATCCGGAGACCCGGGACGAACTCGGCAAGCTGATCGACGGGGCGGACACGGCGGAGCTGACCGCCCGCTTCTCCGGCACCCTCCAGTTCGGCACCGCGGGCCTGCGCGGGGAGCTCGGCGCCGGCCCCATGCGCATGAACCGCTCGGTCGTCATCCGCGCCGCCGCGGGCCTCGCCTCGTACCTGAACGGCAAGGGCGCCACCGGCGGCCTCGTCGTCATCGGCTACGACGCCCGCCACAAGTCGGCCGACTTCGCCCGCGACACGGCCGCCGTGATGACCGGCGCGGGCCTGCGCGCGGCCGTCCTCCCCCGCCCCCTGCCCACGCCCGTCCTGGCCTTCGCCATAAGGCACCTGGGCGCGGTCGCCGGCGTGGAGGTCACGGCCAGCCACAACCCGCCGCGCGACAACGGCTACAAGGTCTACCTGGGCGACGGCTCCCAGATCGTGCCCCCGGCCGACGCCGGGATCGCGGCCGAGATCGACGCCGTACGGACCCTCGACGACGTCCCCCGCCCCGAGGCCGGCTGGGACACCCTCGACGACAGCGTCCTGGACGCCTATCTGGCCCGTACGGACGCGGTCCTCGCGCCCGGCTCCCCGCGCACCGCCCGCACGGTCTACACGGCCATGCACGGCGTCGGCAGGGACACCCTGCTCGCGGCCTTCGCCCGCGCCGGCTTCCCGGAGCCCGTCCTCGTCGCCGAGCAGGCGGACCCGGACCCCGACTTCCCGACGGTCGCCTTCCCCAACCCGGAAGAGCCCGGCGCGATGGACCTCGCCTTCGCGAAGGCCGACGAGACGGACCCCGACCTGATCGTCGCGAACGACCCCGACGCCGACCGCTGTGCCGTCGCGGTCAAGGACGGCTCCGGCTGGCGCATGCTGCGCGGCGACGAGGTCGGCGCGCTCCTGGCCGCCCACCTGGTCGCGCGCGGGGCCCGGGGCACCTTCGCCGAGTCGATCGTCTCCTCGTCCCTCCTCGGCCGTATCGCCGAGAAGGCGGGCCTCCCGTACGAGGAGACCCTCACCGGCTTCAAGTGGATCGCCCGCGTCGAGGGCCTGCGCTACGGCTACGAGGAGGCCCTCGGCTACTGCGTCGACCCCGAGGGCGTCCGCGACAAGGACGGCATCACGGCGGCCCTCCTGATCACGGAACTCGCCTCGCAGCTCAAGGAGGAGGGCCGCACCCTCCTCGACCTGCTGGACGACATCGCCGTCGAGCACGGCCTGCACGCCACCGACCAGCTCTCGGTCCGCGTCCAGGACCTCTCGCTCATCGCCCGCGCGATGGAGCGGCTCCGCGAGCGGCCCCCGACCGCCCTCGCCGGCCTGTCCGTGACCAGGGCGGAGGACCTGACGCGGGGCACGGACAGGCTCCCGCCCACGGACGGCCTGCGCTACACGCTCGACGGCGCCCGCGTGATCGTCCGCCCCAGCGGCACGGAACCCAAGCTCAAGTGCTACCTGGAGGTCGTGGTGCCGGTCGCCGGCCACGCCGGTCTCCCGGCGGCCCGTGAGAAGGCGGCCGGCCTGCTGGCCGGGATCAAGCGCGACCTGTCGGCGGCGGCGGGTATCTGA
- a CDS encoding purine-nucleoside phosphorylase yields MNASLLPDDIQGDPYAAADAAAARLRELTGAETHDVALVMGSGWAPAVDALGAPSAEFQVTELPGFPPPAVEGHGGKVRSYKIGDKRALVFLGRTHYYEGRGVAAVAHGVRTAVAAGVKTIVLTNGCGGLREGMRPGQPVLISDHLNLTATSPIVGANFVDLTDLYSPRLRALCKEIDPSLEEGVYAQFTGPHYETPAEVRMARVIGADLVGMSTVLEAIAAREAGAEILGISLVTNLAAGMTGEPLNHEEVLQAGRDSATRMGALLTQVLNRL; encoded by the coding sequence GTGAACGCATCTCTTCTTCCGGACGACATCCAGGGCGACCCCTACGCCGCCGCCGACGCCGCCGCCGCGCGCCTGCGCGAGCTGACGGGCGCCGAGACCCACGACGTCGCCCTCGTGATGGGCTCCGGCTGGGCTCCGGCCGTGGACGCCCTCGGTGCCCCCTCGGCCGAGTTCCAGGTCACCGAGCTGCCGGGGTTCCCCCCGCCGGCGGTCGAGGGCCACGGCGGCAAGGTCCGTTCGTACAAGATCGGTGACAAGCGCGCGCTCGTCTTCCTGGGCCGCACGCACTACTACGAGGGCCGTGGCGTCGCCGCCGTCGCGCACGGCGTCCGTACCGCCGTCGCCGCCGGTGTGAAGACGATCGTCCTGACCAACGGCTGTGGCGGTCTCCGCGAGGGCATGCGTCCCGGCCAGCCGGTGCTGATCAGCGACCATCTGAACCTGACGGCGACGTCGCCGATCGTCGGCGCGAACTTCGTCGACCTCACGGATCTCTACTCCCCGCGTCTGCGCGCCCTGTGCAAGGAGATCGACCCCTCGCTGGAGGAGGGCGTCTACGCGCAGTTCACGGGCCCGCACTACGAGACCCCGGCGGAGGTCCGCATGGCCCGCGTCATCGGCGCGGACCTGGTCGGCATGTCCACGGTCCTGGAGGCCATCGCCGCCCGCGAGGCCGGCGCCGAGATCCTGGGCATCTCCCTCGTCACCAACCTGGCGGCCGGTATGACGGGCGAGCCCCTGAACCACGAAGAGGTCCTGCAGGCGGGCCGCGACTCGGCGACGCGCATGGGCGCGCTGCTGACGCAGGTACTGAACCGGCTGTAG
- a CDS encoding gamma-glutamylcyclotransferase has product MSLYAAYAGNMDARLMSRRAPHSPLRATGWLNDWRLTFGGEHMGWEGALATVVEAPRCQVFVALYDIAPMDEEAMDRWVGVGLDIYRRMRVRVHTLEGEEPAWVYVLNGYEGGLPSARYLGEVADAAESAGAPHDYVMELRKRPC; this is encoded by the coding sequence ATGTCGCTCTACGCCGCCTACGCCGGCAACATGGACGCGCGGCTGATGTCCCGCCGTGCCCCCCACTCCCCGCTGCGCGCAACCGGCTGGCTCAACGACTGGCGGCTGACCTTCGGCGGCGAACACATGGGCTGGGAGGGCGCGCTGGCCACGGTCGTCGAGGCACCCCGCTGCCAGGTCTTCGTGGCGCTCTACGACATCGCCCCCATGGACGAGGAGGCGATGGACCGCTGGGTCGGCGTCGGCCTGGACATATACCGCCGGATGCGGGTCCGCGTACACACCCTGGAGGGCGAGGAACCGGCCTGGGTCTACGTCCTCAACGGCTACGAGGGCGGCCTGCCCTCGGCCCGCTACCTGGGCGAGGTCGCGGACGCGGCGGAGTCGGCGGGCGCGCCCCACGACTACGTGATGGAACTCCGCAAACGACCCTGCTGA
- a CDS encoding NAD(P)H-quinone dehydrogenase, translating to MEYVTRIVIIGGGPGGYEAALVAAQLGAEVTVVDCDGLGGASVLTDCVPSKTLIATAEVMTTFDSSYEELGIIVADDTPHIDMPARVVGVDLGKVNRRVKRLALAQSHDITASVTRAGARVMRGRGRLEGQQDLDGSRKVVVRAADGSEETLTADAVLIATGGHPRELPDAQPDGERILNWTQVYDLDELPDELIVVGSGVTGAEFAGAYQALGSRVTLVSSRDRVLPGEDPDAAGVLEDVFRRRGMNVMARSRAESAKRVGNRVEVTLADGRVISGSHCLMAVGAIPNSAGMGLEEAGVKVKESGHIWTDKVSRTSAPGVYAAGDVTGVFALASVAAMQGRIAMYHFLGDAVAPLNLKTVSSNVFTDPEIATVGYTQADLDAGVIDAVGVKLPLLRNPRAKMQGIRDGFVKIFCRPGTGIVVGGVVVSPRASELIHPISIAVDNNLTVEQIANAFTVYPSLSGSIAEVARQLHTRKAGDGV from the coding sequence ATGGAGTACGTGACTCGGATCGTGATCATCGGTGGCGGACCCGGCGGCTATGAAGCGGCGCTGGTGGCCGCGCAGCTCGGCGCGGAGGTGACCGTCGTGGACTGCGACGGTCTGGGCGGGGCGTCGGTGCTGACCGACTGCGTACCGTCGAAGACCCTCATCGCGACGGCCGAGGTGATGACGACCTTCGACTCCTCGTACGAGGAGCTGGGGATCATCGTCGCCGACGACACCCCGCACATCGACATGCCCGCGCGTGTCGTCGGTGTGGACCTCGGCAAGGTCAACCGGCGTGTGAAGCGGCTCGCGCTGGCGCAGTCGCACGACATCACCGCGTCGGTGACGCGCGCCGGCGCGCGGGTCATGCGCGGGCGCGGGCGGCTGGAGGGGCAGCAGGACCTCGACGGGTCGCGCAAGGTGGTGGTGCGCGCCGCCGACGGGTCCGAGGAGACGCTCACCGCCGACGCCGTCCTCATCGCCACCGGCGGACACCCGCGTGAGCTGCCCGACGCGCAGCCGGACGGCGAGCGCATCCTCAACTGGACGCAGGTCTACGACCTGGACGAGCTGCCGGACGAGCTGATCGTCGTCGGGTCCGGTGTGACCGGTGCCGAGTTCGCCGGCGCCTATCAGGCCCTCGGGTCCCGGGTCACGCTCGTGTCCAGCCGTGACCGTGTGCTGCCGGGTGAGGACCCGGACGCCGCCGGAGTCCTGGAGGACGTGTTCCGGCGGCGCGGCATGAACGTCATGGCGCGGTCCCGGGCCGAGTCCGCCAAACGGGTGGGCAACCGGGTCGAGGTGACGCTCGCCGACGGGCGGGTCATCTCCGGCTCGCACTGTCTGATGGCCGTCGGCGCCATCCCCAACAGCGCGGGGATGGGCCTGGAGGAGGCCGGGGTCAAGGTCAAGGAGTCCGGGCACATCTGGACCGACAAGGTCTCCCGGACGAGTGCGCCCGGCGTGTACGCCGCCGGTGACGTGACCGGTGTCTTCGCGCTCGCCTCCGTGGCCGCCATGCAGGGCCGTATCGCCATGTACCACTTCCTCGGCGACGCCGTGGCCCCGCTGAACCTGAAGACCGTGTCGTCCAACGTCTTCACCGACCCCGAGATCGCCACCGTCGGCTACACCCAGGCCGACCTGGACGCCGGGGTCATCGACGCCGTCGGGGTGAAGCTGCCGCTGCTGCGCAACCCGCGCGCCAAGATGCAGGGCATCAGGGACGGCTTCGTCAAGATCTTCTGCCGGCCGGGCACCGGCATCGTGGTGGGCGGTGTCGTGGTCTCCCCGCGCGCTTCGGAGCTGATCCACCCGATCTCGATCGCGGTCGACAACAACCTGACCGTGGAACAGATCGCGAACGCCTTCACCGTGTACCCGTCCCTGTCGGGTTCGATCGCCGAGGTCGCGCGCCAGCTCCACACGCGCAAGGCCGGCGACGGCGTCTGA